In Nitrosophilus alvini, the following are encoded in one genomic region:
- a CDS encoding cytochrome b/b6 domain-containing protein, with amino-acid sequence MKAGYKKVERMTRSMRIIHWINVISVVAAVITGLYIGHPYYQSFIADPAVDKYVMAWNRWVHFIGAILLDVTSIVVAYLYFFSRFEKPYKKIIPTGKNVKEFIEVVLNLITLNRRKNFDSSHSDSFNVVYFTILHLMLVWMLLTGLQLYVHGLASGHSSIGDWWPWLLHFATDWTIYATGGSLMDVRISHHYTCWWIVAWVIFHVYYQIWRTIYWREGDMAIVFGGYKFAKDEK; translated from the coding sequence ATGAAAGCAGGATATAAAAAAGTAGAGCGAATGACTCGCTCTATGCGCATTATTCACTGGATAAACGTTATCAGTGTTGTAGCTGCTGTTATAACCGGTTTATATATCGGCCATCCCTACTATCAGAGTTTTATAGCCGATCCGGCTGTGGATAAATATGTAATGGCGTGGAACAGATGGGTACATTTTATAGGTGCGATTTTGCTAGATGTTACATCTATTGTAGTAGCGTATCTTTATTTTTTCAGTCGATTTGAGAAGCCTTATAAAAAGATAATCCCTACCGGCAAAAATGTTAAAGAGTTTATCGAAGTTGTGTTAAATCTTATAACGCTTAACAGAAGAAAAAACTTTGATTCCAGTCACAGTGACAGTTTCAATGTTGTCTATTTTACAATATTGCATCTGATGCTAGTGTGGATGCTTTTGACGGGTTTGCAGCTATATGTACACGGACTTGCATCCGGACACAGCTCTATAGGGGACTGGTGGCCGTGGCTTCTGCATTTTGCTACCGACTGGACTATATATGCAACAGGCGGGTCGCTTATGGATGTGAGGATTTCACATCACTATACATGCTGGTGGATAGTCGCATGGGTAATCTTCCATGTCTACTATCAGATATGGCGTACTATATACTGGAGAGAGGGCGATATGGCTATCGTATTTGGCGGCTATAAATTTGCAAAAGATGAAAAATGA
- a CDS encoding HyaD/HybD family hydrogenase maturation endopeptidase, with product MKNIVVVGVGNILFMDEGVGVYAAKYLRENFSFSPDIEIIDGGTLGFKLMTYYQTYDKVIILDTVSVKDEPGSVYNMPSDVLMGLGSYRQTAHEVEVVEMLEICSMLDKMAEVNIIGIIPEDIESVKIDLTEKLKKSFKPFINEVIKELEKSGVVTTKHEKETVLEEIIADYNSPSHKLLY from the coding sequence ATGAAAAACATAGTTGTCGTTGGTGTAGGCAATATACTCTTTATGGACGAAGGAGTGGGAGTATATGCTGCAAAATATCTAAGGGAGAATTTCTCTTTCTCCCCCGATATCGAGATAATTGACGGTGGAACTCTCGGTTTTAAACTGATGACATACTATCAGACATATGACAAAGTGATAATTCTTGATACTGTTTCTGTCAAAGATGAACCCGGTTCTGTTTACAATATGCCCAGCGATGTTCTTATGGGACTTGGAAGTTATCGTCAGACAGCCCACGAAGTCGAGGTAGTGGAGATGTTAGAGATCTGTTCGATGCTTGACAAAATGGCCGAGGTAAATATAATAGGCATAATTCCTGAAGATATTGAGAGCGTAAAGATCGATCTTACGGAAAAACTCAAAAAATCTTTTAAACCGTTCATAAATGAAGTGATAAAAGAGCTTGAAAAAAGCGGGGTAGTAACTACAAAACATGAAAAAGAAACAGTGCTTGAAGAGATTATAGCTGACTACAACTCACCTTCTCACAAACTTCTTTATTAA